CTCAACCAGTTAGAGAATTATTGAATTAGTGACCCACAAACTAATAATAACTTCTCCAAATCACAGGAACTAGTTGTTGTaaacattgtttttttttgggtaccTGGAGGTGAATCCTGAGGAAAGCAAGAGAGGGTAAACCTTCCCAATGTCTAGGGAAATCAGATCTATGAGGGAAAGCCTTCCCAATGTCCTCGACAGCTATAAAATTTCTAAGCCACTCTTTGCTTTTATCTTGCTGCTCTTCGATGCCATCTTAGTTGCCCTAATCATCTCCTATGTCCCATGTAAGCAAGTctctccctcatcctctctttccaactttttatttttgtttgttttgttttttgttctgATGTTGGTTTCTTTTTCCATCGGATCTTAATTTAGATACGAAGATAGATTGGGATGCATATATGTCCCAGGTGAAGATTCTTCAAATCCAAACTTGgcttcatttttcttctttaacaaattttaataattttgatgcatagaatatatatatattttttaccattttcatattttttctttttctctgtttttcttttccttttcgtgGTGAAGGGCAGGTAGAGGGGTTTCTTGACGGAGAGAGGGACTACACTAATCTAAAAGGGGACACAGGGCCTTTGGTATATCCAGCTGGATTTCTCTATGTATACTCCATTATCCAGTTTATAACTGGTGGTCAGGTCTATCTTGCTCAGGTATGAACCTAATGTTGTTGAATTATTTTTCcttgagaaatttttttgttgtcCGGAGCTTGAGGTTATGTTGATAGTATTCATCATAGTTAACTACTTGTGAATGCTGCATTACGTCTTTGGTTATCTACGCTATCATGATGTTTATCGCTAACGCTATTGTTGATTTAGTCGGAAGGGGAGATGATTATTGGATGGCCTAACTAGAGAGTTATGATTGTCACCTGCTGAGAAATAGGCGGCCAATTTAGGTAGTCATTCTATTCAACATTCAAGAGATGCAACTTAGAATTAATTATTGTATTAACAAGTATGATGGAGATTGCTGTGACTATAAATGTGACCTTACCAATCTTCTTGATGAATCAACATGAAGAAGAAGCATAACTTGGATATTAAAAATTAGTGTGGATCTATTCAACTCAGTTGGAAATCATTTGGCTTGCACTGACGGAAAATTTTCTGCCTATTTGGCCTGCTTAGAGCTTTTCTAGAAATGTTGTTTAGTTAGAgcaatttgaaaatatataaataattttttcaacaaaattttctcATTAGCTTTttgaattggagcttttgcttctgGGTCCTGAAGTTCATTTCAGGTTGTTGCCAAAACAATGCTTGAACATTTGTTGCTTGTTCATCTACATTGATTTTAGAAAGTTTGTAATGTTGAACTGCTGATTGGAGCAATTTGTTTCAAGATGCTCGATATGACTTGTCAAATTCAAGAACAATGTGGACTTAGAAAAACCGCTTTGGTCATTTGAGTCATGGTGCTTAGTTGATGTTGACGGCACCCATGTAATAAGGGAATCATCTGAAAAATAGAATTTTGCATCTTATCTAATTATGAAGCTGACATAAAGATTCtaaatttttcttcttcttgcatTTGTAAACATCTTACTGAGATTGTAGTTCATTTGATGTAATTTTCCAAGCAATTAACATTAGAATTACTTTTGTTTATGTGGATTTACTTTCTAAGGCTGCTTTTTAAGACTCAAGTTTTTGTATAATATAGTTTTTCTGTAAACTTTGGTGAAATATATCCATTTATATTCTTCACATGTGCATTTTGATTTCTTAGACATTTAATTcagttttttttgttgagaCTATGTTTTATTTAAGATATATAGCTGAATTGTTGTTATCCAATGCATGCTTGTTTGATGTATACTAGTTTTTATAATAATGATGGAGTATTAATGTTACTTGTCTTTTCTATTACATGCTGCTTAAGCAGATTCAAGtatcaagtctaatggaatATAAAATTTGCATAGATATttcgctttttctttttcttttagttttgtaAGTGTCCTCTGTATTGGAATAGTTGGAATAGGTTATTTCATCAGCTGGGTATTTTCTTGGTCAGAATGTCATATTATGCTTTCCtttgtcaaatttttattatatcatcAGGTCTCACTTTGTGATTTTACTTGTGTACTTGCAGGTTTTGTTTGGCATTTTGTACATTGTTAATCTGGGCATTGTTTTCTTCATATACTTGAAGACTGATGTGGTATGGAAACATCTGGGGAACTCTTACAgaatttgtttgttttattggaagttttttgttgatttaaaaTGCTATATgaattattagtaatttaataGGTATGAAAAGATACATCTGAAATATGATATTCCTTTTTTGTAAGATCATGATGCCTTCAACAGTAATTTCAGCACATATCAAGTGTGTACAGTCTGCAGTTTATCAGTTCTGTAGAAGCATCTACGCCAACCTTTTATACAACTGTTTGTTTCTAATTTAAGAAGCCTTTTAAGCTAGATAAATCATTGTATATCACGAACTTGCTGAAATTTATATTATCATTTGTAGAATTAAGTTCTTGCTAATACagtataattttcaaaaaaccCTATATGGGTATTCATATTGAGAACCACTTTTAGGATTTGAGTTTCTGGTTTTTGGTTTGTAAATTGTAATTTATTAGGATGCTATAAATTTCTTATAGGTTATTGTTAGAAATCCAACATAGGCCTCGACAATTCTTACTGTTAAAGCACCTAGACTTGGGCTTATCGTAGTCTTCTTTTAACTAGATTGCTAGGTTCAAATTTAGGCATGCAGCCTTGGCTACTACTGTAAGCCTAGTCCATGCCTAGCCCGACTAGCGGGGTTATTCCTATGTACTTTTACCACATCATGGTTTTAGTCTTAGTCAATAATGGGAATATCTTTGATCCATAAGTTATAACTTTAGGGCCTATTTGGCACCTAAGATTTAGCCACTCGGAGGCATCAAGTGTCATGAGAGGTTTGGATTCTTGAGTATGTTCTGGTCAAATAATCTATGGTCAGAGAGATTTGGATTACTGAGTATGGAGGCAGCTGACGGGAGGTGCCGAGGAGAGGGAAGAAGCGGAGGAACGAAGCCTCGGAGGTGAGCTAGAAAGAGAGGGACAGAGAGATTGATGTTTAGTGTTTCTGAACCCGTTAGATTAGGTTTtggggtttttctttttttttcaagttttttaAACCATTAGTTGGATCCAAACCCATTAAGCTTCAGGCACGCCTTGCTTGCGCATTGACCTCCTTCGTGGAAGACATAAATTGCTTTTTATTTGTATGGGAACAACCTGCATATTGAAGTATATGTGCTTGACTTGGTTGgaaccaaggttttaagtgcccgtcggcacgggccatatccaccgtgctgtaccgtgccgtaccatgctaacaagataccggcatgatacagaccccgtgctgatgacacaactcaaaaccctctattctttaaattagtaagtaatttcctcaataaagttcaaaagatgtgataaaaagacataataaatagttagaatattttgttgctaaagaaaataaatatttcatgctattatgtgtcggcacacaagaatttttttgaccggcacgcatcggcacagcTCGGCACggaccgtgccggcaagtttccggcacgaccctatgccacggcacttaaatccttggttggAACACCGGTATAAATTGTAAATGTTTAGTTAATGGGTTGAAGAAGGGGTGTAAAACAAGTAGGGCGGCACGTGGGCCGGCCCGGCCTGGCACAGCCTGGGCCATGGTCCAATGAAAGGCAGTCCAGTCGGGCCCGGCACGGATTCAAATCTTGGCCAAGCTAGACCACCTTATGGCCCGATTTGGCTCGAAAAAATCTGGGCGGTGTCGGCATGACACGGCCTAGATTACACCCCCTAGGTTGAGGTATCCTTGCTTTAGGGGTGGCAATTCTTCATACAGCCCATATAAACCTGGACGACCCAATATGAAGTTAGCATGTTTGGGTTTAGCCTAAATAGGTTTGGGTGAAAAACGAGTGAGCAACGTATCCTGACTATTAAACAGCTTCGTACTAAAGTTTATTTGGTTAACCTGCTCGACCCATTAATGACCTGTTtaatattaaatctaaaatttttatatataaatataaacagaGGTATATTAAGATTTATGTTGTGTACAACACACATCttaatcatatataatataatttattatttaaatattcatAACCTTTTCTtcaagatttaaataaatttttacgtcaccaaaaaaaattttagattattaaATGGTCTACATGGGTCCTGTCGGGTCGCTTGTTCAAAAAGTGGGTTGGGTTCGGCTTTTGACACTTGATCTTTTTATTAAATGGTTCAGTTTGGGTTGACCTATATGTTCTTCATACCCATGTCCTGACACGATCTGTTGATGACTTGCCAACACAGATTGCTGCCCTTACTTCACTCATGTTAAAGGGCATATAAAGCAAACTAATGCACAACTGTTTCATCATGTCCTCCCTGTTTTTCTCAATATATCTTACTATATATTGGCTTTTTTAAGTTCGCGTGTCATCCACTCATTCATGTTTTTGTCAATGTTAACTGTGCACATTTTTAACTCTTCTAAGTTTGATGTTTATGTTCTTTAATGAATACGACAGCTTCCATGGTGGGCTCTTGGTTTACTTTGTTTGTCAAAGAGACTTCATTCTATATTTGTGCTTCGTCTATTTAACGACTGTTTTGCGATGATGCTGCTTCATACTTCAGTGGCTTTGCTTCTTCTAGAACATTGGTACCTGGCCATGATTATTTTCAGGTAATTAGTGATTTAATCATTCGTTATTAATAGCTTATCAATTAACTTATTTTACgtggtttaattaattagatgtaGGTTTATGATTAGTTTGCAACTTCTTTTTCCTACCTGTATTTCTAACAGTGCTGCTGTGTCAATCAAGATGAACGTTCTTCTTTATGCTCCTCCTTTATTTCTGCTCATGTTGAAGGTATTTGTAgttgatattattttcttttccatctAAATAGAGTTTTTATTTATTCTGCTTGCAATATCTTTCGTTTGTAGGGTATGAGCATTAAAGGTGTTTTCTTTGCCTTGTTAGGAGCTGCATCATTGCAGgtattataatatatgttgTTACTTTTTTCACATATTCAACTATTGGCTCTTTACATTTTCTTCATCTTGTTCTCTTGGATTCAGTTATTTGCTGACAAATTAGTAGTTTCCACTTGTCTTTGAGATTTTTGACGTAAACTATTGTGCACtgttttgatttaattttcCTCTTTTTAGGACAATATGGTTCTATTTGATAGAAAAGAATGACATATCTAtttatttcataaaatattaaagctctatatatttatattttttttggtttcttcgTTTTGGCAAATTTCTTATCATGAATCTGATGCGCCCTAATATTTTGGTCTAACCTAAGGTGACTGGAGTAACCTTTACCTTTTCCCTTGTCTTGCTCTGCTACCAAATTTTAACCCACTTCGTCTTCACTTATATTCTTTGATCTGGTTTCTTTTCCTTTGACATATCCATTTCTTTGTAGGCTCCCCACCCGTTACAAGTAAAACacttctatttattttcattattatttgtcCCACTGGTATGGTTCACATGCATTGGTTCATACACCTGTTCCTTCAATTTTCCAAATCAATCTGCGAGCCATTCTTTGTAGCATCTGGAAAATGAAAggatattagtatatatatatatatatatatatataNgtgtggatcgtcgattcggaagctctatcatcgaaaacaacttatgagtacgaggacgatcgtactcataatagcatagtagccggaccctatatatatataggctcctaagctttcgaaagtacggaggcctccgtgcttgtaagttgttttcaataatgggacatccgatttggcgatcggttccgttaaacatgatctatgctattgaagctatctagaaaccaaatttcataattttttgacttcgtttgtctagtgaacgagtagcctcaaaataaacggctaaaaataaaaatctcataaaaaacaatgataaaggattcaaattttaaatcggaagtattgatcttgctattgatgttaagtagacttttctattaaatttttatgtaatttggatacttctacaccgttaaacttaaaaacgtgTCACATCGGTGGCtaaaaaatagtcatttttgagaccttttgatcgtttggtaaatgatgtcaaaaaattataaaatttggtttctagagagtttcaatagggtagattatacttaacggagccgatcgtcaaattggatgttctatcatcgaaaacaacttacaagtacggaggtctccgtactttcgaaagtacaagagacaatatatatatatatatatatatatatatatatatatattgttgagctagaatattatcggtagcaaacgggctttgttgccatctatttgttttcgatgatggagccttcaaagcGACGATCAGTactgttgaaaatgatctataccatttaaagtatttagaaatcaaatttcatgttttttctatattgttctcttgttcatcacGTGGGTGTAAAAATGAAcaactgaaaatgaatatcctctaaaaagttatgataggaattttgtaatcaagatcgagagtatagatcttgttctaaatagtttaaagaattttctaacgaaaattcaattgatttggatagctttataccgctaaatgagaaaacgcctcatatcgaccagtaaaattacaaattttgaaaccttttgatcattaggtcaataatgtcgaaaagatttgaaatttgatttctaaatacttcaaatgatatagatcatattcaacggtgccgatcgtcgatttgaaggctccatcatcgaaaacaaatgggtggcaacggagtccgtttgctaccgatagcattccaactcaactatatatatatatatatatatatatatatatatatatatatatatgtatatatatatagcttagcAATGGAGCAAtagtaaagaataaaaagaaaggaaaatagtACCTTTGGGAGTCTTGGAGAAGCTAGTTCTTGAAGGAGAAGGGGATTGAGAAAGGAGAGTAACCAGCAGCATCCGGCGAAAGGGAACCGGGCCGCTACTAGGGTTCCGATCGGCTTCCACCGAGGAGAAAAAGGGGTCAAGGAGGATCTAGTGACTTCCCGGTTGGAATCTTGACGTACTTAAACCCCTTTTGAATCGGGTCGTGCGGTTGGAAGCATCGGAGTCAACCCGATAAGCATCAACATATCCATAGATCTCCCCACCAGCCTAGGAGGCCTCACTTCTACACTGTATTAAGCCCACAAGGCCCATTAGCCAGATTTTGGTTGTTTACAGTTTAGCCTATGCTTTATAAAGCATTTCATTTCAATACTAAGTAGGCAAGTATATATGAAACAGACGAAAAGAAAGATGGGATACGAAAAATATTAGTAGCGTTCTTTCTCCCCaattctcttctccctctctcatctcttccttcttcttccccaACTCTTCCCCAAACTTTCCCCAAATTCCCATTTCTTCCAAACCCTCACTCCAATTCCTACTCTCTGCTctcattctttcttcttctcagtCAGTTACCTCAATTTCACTCTCCAGGCTCACCATCATCCCTGCAGCCATCCACGTTTAGAGCAATGTCATCCTCGGTTATGGCGAGTCAGGGTAATtacaaattggtatcagagcagtatGCTCCCAAGATAAGGTGCAGTGTGGAAGCTAGCTAATTCTGGTTCAAGGATCTATTGAATAGGCACCACTTCGCAACCATCTGAGCTGCGGATTGCACCTCTGGGTGGAAACCGACAAAGGAGGCCACTGTTAGGTTCATCCTGACCTTAGAACCATAGTTCAATTGAGGAAACTAGCTCACTAAATTGTTGGTCCCCAACCTGGTGTCTGCAGAGACTGCAGACAGATCCTGCTTTCAAGGAAAAGGCTACTGCGGGTAGCAGACAAAGGTTGAGCAGCTCAGCAATTTATCAAACACCGTGGCCACATTAGGTAACATGCTTGCAGCTCCCTTTAATTGAACTGTGTTCTGCATTACCCATCATACTGTCCCAATTAGAAAAGGAGGTACCAGCTGCTTTTCCATTAGTTGGAATAGCAACAGGACCTCACTTGGCAGTTACCGTAGCAACCATAGTTTTGAAACCAGAGAAGAGTAGAACCACaacaagaaaggaaaaagaaaagaaaccgAATCACAGGGAAAACCATGATAAAAAACATTGGGAAAAGAAGCCGAAATCGGTTCAGGTTCATAACCAAACAGAGAAAGATGGTGGAGGGTACCTGGATGAGGGACCTACGCGAACATGTCAATTCTCTTGAGGAAAGGCTGCAATAGTTAAGCATTGACTATCAAACTTAACTCAGTGAGCTAACCAACCGGCTGGCAGAATTTCGAAGAGGGAAGAGAGGAAATGAAGTTCTCAAATTGGAATTGGCCAAACAACATGAAGAGTTGCTGAGGGTGTTGTCCACACAGGCATCTCGATTGCAGGCAACCTACAATGTTCCAACAGCAAGGGCTGAGAATAGAGGCCCAGATTACAACCAGCCTGGAGGCAGCAGTAGCACACCTATAACCATAGGGGAGAACAAAGGCAAGGGAATTTTGTTAACAGTTTAACACCACTCAGGGCACGAGAATTAGATGAGGATTTCAATCTCCTCATGCTTGCAAGAAACCAAATTCAGCATCAGCATATTTCATATCCGAAGTTAGACTTTTCAacatttagggcatgtttggttgtccGTAAGTGATCGAAGTGAAAAAAGTTACTTTTCAAAAAGTGACTTttataaaagtcacttttgaattcaagtgtttggtttcaaaaaagtgaaagaaaaaaatacagtttttatgacttttgttgtttggttctatataagaaattgaaaaaataaaataattttttttagacgtgtagttttttttcttctttttttcttttttttttgtagatggtATGGAATAAGGCAcgtctctctctttgtttttttttttttttttaagatgtgttggttttttttttgttaagatacggtggttttttttattttttattttttgtagatgGTATGGAAGAAGGTTTTTGGATGCGGTTCGTAAGTTGCGTGGAGTAGGCGGCCCACTTTCAACGACTTCGGAATTTTTTTTgccgaagtcaaaaaagtgGATTTTAGTTATAATCCACTTCACGGGTTCACTTTTCAAAAGTCACTTACATGCTTACTTTTATAATCCAAACAATCGAAATAATTTCAGTTCGCGAAAATACCACTTTTATTGTTTCACTTACgggcaaccaaacatgcccttagtggAGAAGACCCAAAAGGGTGGTTGGAGAATTGTGAGCAGTACTTCGATATATACCAAATACCTAAGCAATAGTTGCTGGGCATAGGCGAGGGCTTGGAAGCAAGGCTACTTCATTTACTTGGGATGAGTATTGTGAAGCTATTTCCAAACGGT
This window of the Ananas comosus cultivar F153 linkage group 19, ASM154086v1, whole genome shotgun sequence genome carries:
- the LOC109725075 gene encoding dol-P-Man:Man(5)GlcNAc(2)-PP-Dol alpha-1,3-mannosyltransferase isoform X1, which translates into the protein MSREIRSMRESLPNVLDSYKISKPLFAFILLLFDAILVALIISYVPYTKIDWDAYMSQVEGFLDGERDYTNLKGDTGPLVYPAGFLYVYSIIQFITGGQVYLAQVLFGILYIVNLGIVFFIYLKTDVLPWWALGLLCLSKRLHSIFVLRLFNDCFAMMLLHTSVALLLLEHWYLAMIIFSAAVSIKMNVLLYAPPLFLLMLKGMSIKGVFFALLGAASLQILLGLPFLLFHPIAYISRAFNLGRVFIHFWSVNFKFVPDNVFVSKEFASALLLLHLTLLLVFAHYRWSKHEGGLINLVKSRLSNAVLESSTIQQFFSRKSRFKTPSGEHIVTVMFVGNFIGIVCARSLHYQFYSWYFYSLPFLLWKTPYLTPLRLILFFGIEVCWNIYPSNFYSSMLLLFLHLCILWGLWISPSEYPYVEERTSQGKEE
- the LOC109725075 gene encoding dol-P-Man:Man(5)GlcNAc(2)-PP-Dol alpha-1,3-mannosyltransferase isoform X2, yielding MSREIRSMRESLPNVLDSYKISKPLFAFILLLFDAILVALIISYVPYTKIDWDAYMSQVEGFLDGERDYTNLKGDTGPLVYPAGFLYVYSIIQFITGGQVYLAQVLFGILYIVNLGIVFFIYLKTDVLPWWALGLLCLSKRLHSIFVLRLFNDCFAMMLLHTSVALLLLEHWYLAMIIFSAAVSIKMNVLLYAPPLFLLMLKGMSIKGVFFALLGAASLQILLGLPFLLFHPIAYISRAFNLGRVFIHFWSVNFKFVPDNVFVSKEFASALLLLHLTLLLVFAHYRWSKHEGGLINLVKSRLSNAVLESSTIQQFFSRKSRFKTPSGELMFVGNFIGIVCARSLHYQFYSWYFYSLPFLLWKTPYLTPLRLILFFGIEVCWNIYPSNFYSSMLLLFLHLCILWGLWISPSEYPYVEERTSQGKEE